Proteins encoded within one genomic window of Halorussus salilacus:
- a CDS encoding PAS domain S-box protein, whose protein sequence is MGNAIRVLLVDDDATVADLTATYLERTSERLTTVVETNTDDALDRVTGDERVDCVVSDYEMPGTDGLAFLDEVRAVAPDLPFVLFTGKGSEEIASEAISAGVTDYLQKGTGTDQYEVLANRVQNAVAQFRAEKEADEANEQIRRIFERITDAFYAFDDEWQITYANRQAAVHTDRSQDDLIGTDVRSVIPEDDAPEFYDAFERAFESQEPVTIETESVLRPDRWIEMRVYPSEDGLSVYFRDVTERKRVQLELRETKQKIESLHDVATRAVACTTEQDIYDLAVEAAEDILDFDLCTVDAIDDGVLVSRAVSKVVSTDGYYETTPIDAEGNLAARAAREGESSLVDDLHEIDVVPAESEYRSALTVPVDEYAIFQTVSKEPNAFDEDDVELAELLAAHLAEALARVRSETELRAERDRFAALFENVPNAVVRYELDGEQAVCKSVNPAFEDVFGWDVDELVGESVDDYILPHDEWGAGKSFNSEVSYGNRIEGAEVHRNTRDGARDFLLHTAQAGDGENEAFAIYVDITEQKERERKLARQNERLEQFASVVSHDLRNPLNVARGRYDLLDDEIDSDHLDPLGRALARMDDLVADLLALARQGQVVDEFESVSLANAVEEAWETADTKEASLGLADDAVVEADGARFRELLENLFHNAVEHGSTSSRPSDDDAVEHGDGAITVEVGRLEPGAAACSSSDRSERGFYVQDDGPGIPADEREKVFEHGFSTDDEGTGFGLAIVSSIADAHGWDVSVCESESGGARFEFTGVAIRRGSEA, encoded by the coding sequence ATGGGGAACGCCATCCGTGTCCTGCTGGTGGACGACGACGCGACCGTTGCGGATCTGACCGCCACGTATCTGGAACGGACCAGCGAGCGACTCACGACGGTCGTCGAGACGAACACGGACGACGCGCTCGACCGCGTGACCGGCGACGAGCGGGTGGACTGCGTAGTCAGCGACTACGAGATGCCGGGGACCGACGGACTGGCGTTCCTCGACGAGGTTCGGGCCGTCGCGCCCGACCTGCCGTTCGTCCTCTTCACGGGAAAGGGAAGCGAGGAGATCGCGAGCGAGGCCATCTCGGCGGGCGTGACCGACTACCTCCAGAAGGGGACCGGCACCGACCAGTACGAGGTGCTGGCCAACCGCGTCCAGAACGCGGTCGCGCAGTTCCGCGCCGAGAAGGAGGCCGACGAGGCCAACGAGCAGATTCGGCGCATCTTCGAGCGCATCACCGACGCGTTCTACGCGTTCGACGACGAGTGGCAGATCACCTACGCCAATCGACAGGCGGCGGTCCACACGGACCGCTCGCAGGACGACCTCATCGGCACCGACGTTCGGTCGGTGATCCCCGAGGACGACGCCCCGGAGTTCTACGACGCCTTCGAGCGCGCGTTCGAGAGCCAGGAGCCGGTGACCATCGAGACCGAGTCGGTGCTCCGTCCCGACCGCTGGATAGAGATGCGGGTCTACCCCTCCGAGGACGGCCTCTCGGTCTACTTCCGGGACGTGACCGAGCGCAAGCGCGTCCAGCTCGAACTCCGTGAGACCAAGCAGAAGATCGAGTCGCTCCACGACGTCGCGACCCGCGCGGTCGCCTGCACGACCGAGCAGGACATCTACGACCTCGCGGTCGAGGCGGCCGAGGACATCCTCGACTTCGACCTCTGCACGGTCGACGCCATCGACGACGGCGTGCTCGTCTCGCGGGCGGTCTCGAAGGTGGTCTCGACCGACGGCTACTACGAGACGACGCCCATCGACGCCGAGGGCAACCTCGCGGCCCGGGCGGCCCGCGAGGGCGAGTCGTCGCTGGTCGACGACCTCCACGAGATCGACGTGGTTCCGGCCGAGAGCGAGTACCGGTCGGCGCTGACGGTTCCCGTCGACGAGTACGCGATCTTCCAGACGGTGTCGAAAGAGCCCAACGCCTTCGACGAGGACGACGTCGAGCTGGCGGAACTGCTCGCGGCCCACCTCGCGGAGGCGCTGGCCCGCGTCCGGTCGGAGACCGAACTCCGGGCCGAGCGCGACCGATTCGCCGCCCTTTTCGAGAACGTCCCCAACGCTGTCGTCCGGTACGAACTCGACGGCGAGCAGGCGGTCTGCAAGTCGGTGAACCCCGCCTTCGAGGACGTGTTCGGCTGGGACGTCGACGAACTCGTCGGCGAGTCGGTCGACGACTACATCCTGCCCCACGACGAGTGGGGCGCGGGGAAGTCGTTCAACTCCGAGGTCAGCTACGGGAACCGCATCGAGGGCGCGGAGGTTCACCGCAACACCCGAGACGGCGCGCGCGACTTCCTGCTCCACACCGCTCAGGCGGGCGACGGCGAGAACGAGGCGTTCGCGATCTACGTCGACATCACCGAGCAGAAGGAGCGCGAGCGAAAGCTCGCCCGCCAGAACGAGCGCTTAGAGCAGTTCGCCAGCGTGGTGAGTCACGACCTGCGCAACCCCCTGAACGTCGCTCGCGGTCGCTACGACCTGCTCGACGACGAGATAGACAGCGACCACCTCGACCCGCTCGGTCGGGCGCTCGCCCGGATGGACGACCTCGTCGCCGACTTGCTCGCGCTCGCGCGACAGGGGCAGGTCGTCGACGAGTTCGAGTCGGTCTCGCTCGCGAACGCGGTCGAGGAGGCGTGGGAGACCGCCGACACGAAGGAGGCGTCGCTCGGCCTCGCCGACGACGCGGTGGTCGAGGCCGACGGCGCTCGCTTCAGAGAACTGCTGGAGAACCTCTTTCACAACGCCGTGGAACACGGGTCCACGAGCAGTCGTCCGTCGGACGACGACGCCGTGGAACACGGCGACGGCGCGATAACCGTCGAGGTCGGTCGGCTCGAACCCGGGGCGGCGGCCTGCTCGTCGTCGGACCGGTCCGAGCGAGGGTTCTACGTTCAAGACGACGGCCCGGGGATTCCGGCCGACGAGCGCGAGAAGGTGTTCGAACACGGCTTTTCCACCGACGACGAGGGGACCGGGTTCGGATTGGCCATCGTCTCCTCCATCGCCGACGCCCACGGCTGGGACGTGTCGGTCTGCGAGAGCGAATCGGGCGGTGCCCGGTTCGAGTTCACCGGGGTCGCCATCCGACGCGGGAGCGAGGCGTGA
- a CDS encoding CheF family chemotaxis protein: protein MSEKVIADFVARFSLDTFDSPEPVRGRIVLSRKRLVLATADSKTTLPLSAIFDINVGQVPAELESFFQDTITIAYEDGNARRSAVIEAGSEEVSRFKTVLFKAQLSGSEARVKHPARVGGRVTDETFRPAKLRIEPGEVRFVGTETVTVDLASVTYFQRETREVGSVVAVRHTDEGQSVTSEFALATDRKLNLLGRYLRLEYSELAQQVENVDASEAEMEALVAIYSGGQSGDLAGMLGVDSSRVTMLLNDLREKGLIDEGARGLALTAQGKLLVSDRIETVNT, encoded by the coding sequence ATGTCCGAAAAGGTCATCGCCGACTTCGTCGCGCGCTTCAGCCTCGACACGTTCGACTCCCCCGAACCCGTGAGGGGTCGGATCGTGCTCAGCCGGAAGCGGCTGGTACTGGCGACTGCCGACTCGAAGACGACCCTCCCTCTCTCGGCCATCTTCGACATCAACGTGGGACAGGTCCCCGCCGAACTCGAATCGTTCTTCCAGGACACCATCACCATCGCCTACGAGGACGGTAACGCCCGCCGGTCGGCGGTGATCGAGGCGGGGTCCGAGGAGGTCTCTCGGTTCAAGACCGTCCTGTTCAAAGCCCAGCTCAGCGGAAGCGAGGCCCGGGTCAAACACCCCGCGCGGGTCGGCGGCCGGGTGACCGACGAGACGTTCCGCCCGGCGAAGCTGCGCATCGAACCCGGCGAGGTCCGATTCGTAGGAACCGAGACGGTGACGGTCGACCTCGCCAGCGTCACCTACTTCCAGCGCGAGACCCGCGAGGTCGGGTCGGTGGTCGCGGTTCGCCACACCGACGAGGGCCAGTCGGTGACCTCGGAGTTCGCACTGGCGACCGACCGCAAGCTGAATCTGCTGGGACGCTACCTCCGGCTCGAATACTCCGAACTCGCCCAGCAGGTCGAGAACGTCGACGCCTCGGAGGCCGAGATGGAGGCGCTGGTCGCCATCTACTCGGGCGGCCAGAGCGGCGACCTCGCCGGGATGCTCGGCGTCGATTCGAGTCGGGTCACGATGCTCCTCAACGACCTCCGCGAGAAGGGGCTCATCGACGAGGGCGCGAGGGGGTTGGCGCTGACCGCACAGGGGAAACTGCTGGTCAGCGACCGCATCGAGACCGTCAACACCTGA
- the flaJ gene encoding archaellar assembly protein FlaJ, which translates to MATTDQPPENAKDLFASFASSTIESYQQMETPVSRYLVVVVFPSLVFFLLSVVVFVVTDFPLLISVPIPLLGLLALVVAVIYPKLLRDQKRKEIEDRLHLFITHMTILSTANIDRVEVFRTLGEEEEYKALAEEMRRIVQLVDTWNQSLDDALRIRANKSPSKPFADFLDRLAYTINAGQEIQDFLLSEQDVVIQNYVTIYEGSLQNLEVMKDLYLSMVLSATFALVFATVLPILTGTNPTMTVSAVVVMFAFVQAGFLLMIRNTAPYDPVWYHPEQTTWSEWRIRISVGVGVLLTMVALVACLLVLLGETSVDPDSVPLPFYAAIPTTPLLIPGVVARREEERIKERDEEFTSFIRALGATESAKQSTTTKVLDSLRGKNFGALTSNVDDLYKRLNMRIEPSMAWRHFTADSRSYLIQKFSEMFLVGRQMGGDPKKLGELISANMNEVLQLRERRTQSTVTLIGVLYGITAASTFAFFIGLEIVEVLAGMDIALDTDQFDFGSIIHTEVYDIQTIEYLLIIIILLNSVLSSLMVRIADGGHKVNAYLHFVLLTWISCGIAVFTRIVVGSFLNV; encoded by the coding sequence ATGGCGACCACCGACCAACCGCCGGAGAACGCGAAGGACCTGTTCGCCAGCTTCGCGTCTTCGACGATAGAGTCCTACCAGCAGATGGAGACGCCGGTCTCGCGGTACCTCGTGGTGGTCGTGTTCCCCTCGCTGGTCTTCTTCCTGCTCAGCGTCGTGGTGTTCGTCGTCACCGACTTCCCGTTGCTGATCTCGGTTCCGATTCCCCTGCTGGGCCTGCTCGCGCTGGTCGTGGCGGTCATCTACCCCAAGCTCCTGCGCGACCAGAAGCGCAAGGAGATCGAGGACCGACTCCACCTGTTCATCACACACATGACCATCCTCTCGACCGCGAACATCGACCGCGTCGAGGTGTTCAGGACCCTCGGGGAGGAAGAGGAGTACAAGGCGCTCGCCGAGGAGATGCGCCGCATCGTTCAGCTGGTCGATACGTGGAACCAGAGCCTCGACGACGCCCTGCGAATCCGCGCCAACAAGTCGCCGAGCAAGCCGTTCGCCGACTTCCTCGACCGGCTCGCGTACACCATCAACGCGGGCCAAGAAATTCAGGACTTCCTGCTGAGCGAGCAGGACGTGGTGATCCAGAACTACGTCACCATCTACGAGGGGTCGCTCCAGAACCTCGAAGTGATGAAGGACCTCTACCTCTCGATGGTGCTGTCGGCGACGTTCGCGCTGGTGTTCGCGACCGTCCTCCCCATCCTGACCGGCACCAACCCCACGATGACCGTGAGCGCGGTCGTCGTGATGTTCGCGTTCGTCCAGGCGGGATTCCTCCTGATGATCCGCAACACCGCGCCCTACGACCCCGTCTGGTACCACCCCGAGCAGACGACCTGGAGCGAGTGGCGCATCCGCATCTCCGTCGGCGTCGGGGTGTTGCTCACGATGGTCGCGCTGGTCGCGTGCCTGCTCGTCCTGCTGGGCGAGACGAGCGTCGACCCCGACTCGGTTCCGCTCCCGTTCTACGCCGCGATTCCGACCACGCCGCTTCTGATTCCCGGCGTGGTCGCCCGCAGGGAAGAAGAGCGTATCAAGGAGCGCGACGAGGAGTTCACCAGCTTCATCCGGGCGCTGGGCGCGACCGAGAGCGCGAAGCAGAGCACGACGACCAAGGTGTTAGACAGCCTGCGCGGCAAGAACTTCGGCGCGCTGACCTCGAACGTCGACGACCTCTACAAGCGGCTCAACATGCGGATCGAACCCTCGATGGCGTGGCGACACTTCACGGCAGACTCGCGGTCGTACCTCATCCAGAAGTTCTCCGAGATGTTCCTGGTCGGAAGACAGATGGGCGGCGACCCCAAGAAGCTCGGCGAACTCATCTCCGCCAACATGAACGAGGTGCTCCAGCTCCGAGAGCGACGTACTCAGTCGACGGTGACCCTCATCGGCGTCCTCTACGGTATCACTGCCGCCTCGACGTTCGCGTTCTTCATCGGTCTCGAAATCGTGGAGGTGCTGGCCGGGATGGACATCGCCCTCGACACCGACCAGTTCGACTTCGGTTCGATCATCCACACCGAGGTCTACGACATCCAGACCATCGAGTACCTGCTCATCATCATCATCCTGCTCAACTCGGTGCTGTCGTCGCTGATGGTCCGCATCGCCGACGGCGGCCACAAGGTCAACGCCTACCTCCACTTCGTGTTGCTGACGTGGATATCGTGTGGTATCGCGGTGTTCACCCGCATCGTCGTGGGGTCGTTCCTGAACGTGTAG
- a CDS encoding type II/IV secretion system ATPase subunit gives MTEHGTAQIQDDLREVAMRRPHLRDYLKRFKQFTGEFPRLIDEPGDEWEAEKPNVIYPVGGPIYCHIYGDVGQDTEYYAVEPELSGTEQELFGKVRSQILERSVNKPAPEDESEYDDRIEELLDETVNIDDGGSANGRNLARLSPQQVLQWVKDVSYNDFKQGVRRYSTEDVVRTVKDFTNIGTYEVSEQTYENIRYRLNRDIVGFGPLEPIMRDPANEDIHVIGPHETYVDHGTFGMLGTSVDFGSPDQFDNWLRNMGERIGDPVSDSDPIVDSTLPDGSRINIIYSDDVSLKGPSLTIRQGEGTPLSVAQITKWGTLSPKLAAYLWLCLENEQTVFVVGETASGKTTTLNCIMSFIPRDSKIYTAEDTAEVLPPHDTWQQLLTREGGGEDSSDVDMFDLVAAALRSRPDYIIVGEVRGEEGRMAFQAAQTGHPVMLTFHASDIVSMIQRFTGDPINIPETFMDNADVALFQNRVKQGDDVLRRVTSVQEIEGYSKEMGGVVTRQSFYWDPVEDEIVFQGMNNSYVLEEQIATLLGYENTRDIYDELDFRAEVFERMIEENILGYHEVNETIEAFQRDGIDGLPFDIHRSID, from the coding sequence ATGACCGAACACGGGACCGCACAGATTCAGGACGACCTCCGGGAGGTCGCCATGCGGCGACCTCACCTGCGGGACTACCTGAAGCGGTTCAAGCAGTTCACCGGGGAGTTCCCCCGGCTCATCGACGAGCCGGGCGACGAGTGGGAGGCCGAAAAGCCCAACGTCATCTACCCGGTCGGCGGTCCCATCTACTGTCACATCTACGGCGACGTGGGCCAGGACACCGAGTACTACGCGGTCGAACCGGAGCTCTCGGGCACCGAGCAGGAACTGTTCGGGAAGGTCCGGAGCCAGATTCTGGAGCGCAGCGTCAACAAGCCCGCGCCCGAGGACGAGTCCGAATACGACGACCGCATCGAGGAACTGCTCGACGAGACGGTCAACATCGACGACGGGGGCTCGGCGAACGGCCGGAACCTCGCGCGCCTCTCGCCCCAGCAGGTCCTCCAGTGGGTCAAGGACGTCTCGTACAACGACTTCAAGCAGGGCGTCCGGCGCTACTCGACCGAGGACGTGGTCCGGACGGTCAAGGACTTCACCAACATCGGCACCTACGAGGTGTCCGAGCAGACCTACGAGAACATCCGCTACCGGCTCAACCGCGACATCGTGGGGTTCGGGCCGCTCGAACCCATCATGCGCGACCCGGCCAACGAGGACATCCACGTCATCGGTCCCCACGAGACGTACGTCGACCACGGCACGTTCGGCATGCTGGGCACCAGCGTCGACTTCGGGAGTCCAGACCAGTTCGACAACTGGCTTCGCAATATGGGCGAGCGGATCGGCGACCCCGTGAGCGACTCGGACCCCATCGTCGACTCGACGCTCCCGGACGGCTCTCGTATCAACATCATCTACTCCGACGACGTGAGCCTGAAGGGGCCGAGCCTCACCATCCGTCAGGGCGAGGGGACGCCGCTGTCCGTCGCCCAGATTACCAAGTGGGGGACGCTGTCGCCCAAACTGGCGGCGTACCTCTGGCTCTGTCTGGAGAACGAGCAGACCGTCTTCGTGGTCGGGGAGACCGCGTCCGGGAAGACCACCACGCTCAACTGTATCATGTCGTTCATCCCGCGGGACAGCAAGATATACACCGCCGAGGACACCGCCGAGGTTCTCCCACCTCACGACACTTGGCAACAGCTACTGACCCGCGAGGGCGGCGGCGAGGACAGTTCCGACGTGGACATGTTCGACCTCGTCGCGGCCGCGCTCCGTTCGCGCCCCGACTACATCATCGTGGGTGAGGTCCGTGGCGAGGAGGGTCGGATGGCGTTCCAGGCCGCCCAGACCGGCCACCCCGTGATGCTGACGTTCCACGCGAGCGACATCGTCTCGATGATCCAGCGGTTCACCGGCGACCCCATCAACATCCCCGAGACGTTCATGGACAACGCCGACGTGGCGCTGTTCCAGAACCGGGTCAAGCAGGGCGACGACGTGTTGCGTCGGGTGACCTCGGTCCAGGAGATAGAGGGCTACTCGAAAGAGATGGGCGGTGTCGTGACCCGCCAGTCGTTCTACTGGGACCCCGTCGAGGACGAGATCGTCTTCCAGGGGATGAACAACTCCTACGTCCTCGAAGAGCAGATCGCGACCCTGCTCGGGTACGAGAACACCCGCGACATCTACGACGAACTCGACTTCCGCGCGGAGGTGTTCGAGCGCATGATAGAGGAGAACATTTTGGGCTACCACGAGGTCAACGAGACCATCGAGGCGTTCCAGCGCGACGGTATCGACGGGCTCCCCTTCGACATCCACCGGTCCATCGACTGA
- a CDS encoding ATPase domain-containing protein, with translation MTRDNLYSLGLEDHDRLNHELGGGIPRGSIVLIEGDYGAGKSAMSQRFSYGLCETDHTVTLLSTELTIGGFIDQMHSLTYNVEDHLLDERLLFLHADVDTGSGRRLTRPAEDEEGNRKELLNRLMNAEAMWNADVVVIDTFDAILRNDPMFEALIRQNEERQAALEIISFFRDLVSQGKVIVLTVDPSTVDEEAIGPFRAIADVFMELQMVEVGNDVRRNISVKRFAGMGEQVGDTIGFSVRADAGIVIESRSVA, from the coding sequence ATGACACGAGATAATCTCTACTCGCTCGGTCTGGAGGACCACGACCGGCTGAACCACGAACTCGGCGGCGGCATCCCCCGCGGCTCTATCGTCCTCATCGAGGGCGACTACGGGGCCGGGAAGTCCGCAATGAGCCAGCGGTTCAGCTACGGACTCTGCGAGACCGACCACACGGTCACCCTCCTGTCGACCGAGCTCACCATCGGCGGGTTCATCGACCAGATGCACTCGCTGACGTACAACGTCGAAGACCACCTGCTCGACGAGCGCCTGCTCTTCCTCCACGCCGACGTGGACACCGGAAGCGGGCGGCGTCTAACCCGACCCGCCGAGGACGAGGAGGGCAACCGCAAGGAGTTGCTCAACCGCCTCATGAACGCCGAGGCGATGTGGAACGCCGACGTGGTCGTCATCGACACGTTCGACGCCATCCTGCGCAACGACCCCATGTTCGAGGCACTCATCCGCCAGAACGAGGAGCGTCAGGCCGCCCTCGAGATCATCTCCTTCTTCCGGGACCTCGTCTCCCAGGGGAAGGTCATCGTCCTGACCGTGGACCCCTCGACGGTCGACGAGGAGGCGATCGGCCCGTTCCGGGCCATCGCCGACGTGTTCATGGAGCTCCAGATGGTCGAAGTCGGCAACGACGTTCGCCGCAACATCTCGGTCAAGCGGTTCGCCGGGATGGGCGAGCAGGTCGGTGACACCATCGGATTCTCGGTTCGCGCCGACGCGGGCATCGTCATCGAGAGTCGTAGCGTCGCGTAA
- a CDS encoding CARDB domain-containing protein: protein MASVSSAHLILFIASLLIAASVAGTFTQGVQRLSSALGDRSLDVSQDVRTDVEIISDPGSGAVYEDDTIRVLVKNTGSRDLPAESDQIEVLVNGEYQTDVTVSVVDGSTWQVGNVVELEIESDLDSDTDHRVKVVVNGDEEVLEFRT from the coding sequence ATGGCGAGCGTCTCCAGCGCCCATCTCATCCTGTTCATCGCCAGCCTGCTCATCGCCGCCAGCGTCGCCGGGACGTTCACGCAGGGCGTCCAGCGGCTGTCGTCGGCGCTCGGCGACCGAAGCCTCGACGTGTCCCAAGACGTGCGGACCGACGTCGAGATCATCAGCGACCCCGGTAGCGGCGCGGTGTACGAGGACGACACGATTCGGGTGCTGGTAAAGAACACCGGGTCACGGGACCTACCCGCCGAGAGTGACCAGATTGAAGTGCTGGTGAACGGAGAGTATCAGACGGACGTCACCGTGTCGGTCGTCGACGGCTCGACCTGGCAGGTCGGAAACGTCGTCGAACTGGAAATAGAAAGCGACCTCGACTCCGACACGGACCACCGCGTGAAGGTCGTCGTCAACGGCGACGAGGAGGTGCTCGAATTCCGAACATGA
- a CDS encoding fla cluster protein FlaF produces the protein MGFSVSGATVVLFLGIVISFGMAYTAGSNGLERVTDAYQDTSDDELVRQNTQVGIADAAVANQDGQLYLNATATNDGSSTLSVSDTDILIDGNYISHTGENMTALDVDGNDETDLWMPGETLRFNVSVESEPDRVKVVTGPGVSAAGDVTSEEGA, from the coding sequence ATGGGATTCAGCGTTAGCGGCGCGACGGTGGTCCTGTTCCTCGGGATCGTCATCAGCTTCGGGATGGCGTACACCGCCGGGAGCAACGGTCTCGAACGGGTCACGGACGCCTATCAGGACACCTCAGACGACGAGCTCGTGCGACAGAACACGCAGGTCGGTATCGCCGACGCCGCCGTCGCCAATCAGGACGGACAGCTGTACCTCAACGCGACGGCCACGAACGACGGCTCCTCGACGCTGTCCGTCTCGGACACCGACATCCTTATAGACGGAAATTACATCTCTCATACTGGTGAGAATATGACTGCGCTGGACGTGGACGGGAACGACGAAACCGACCTCTGGATGCCCGGCGAGACCCTCCGATTCAACGTCTCCGTCGAATCCGAGCCCGACCGCGTGAAGGTCGTGACCGGCCCCGGCGTCTCCGCGGCCGGGGACGTGACGAGCGAGGAGGGAGCCTGA
- a CDS encoding FlaD/FlaE family flagellar protein, producing the protein MKLIGLTDQFVYLLGTGVVGMGIMDFMDEEEGENVDADGGGDDLFGDGMGGEMDDDFGEMDDSMGMDGGMGMDAEMDDWVDGGDDDEFGMGGGGGGVTQELENRIDELENEVAEISSTVSTVRSENEQISAKVDDTEENVRKLLEIYEMVTRGVNPFVDDVQQGGMGGDAFGAGGDGEGGFGLFDGDEDEEESDLDGDVADAEAESFFDDDFEDEDDEFDDFGEDAGDDLGFDDPDEGMGGESLESEGASDEGGGQAGGSTFAELKEEYESGDADWAEGDGEAAEPEPDADVDAEVDPEPTTEDDGGFEFEEPAETEPVEPATTANSSGLDGKPYLAALPSGYVADLVVMEWLEFLVTEFGPQDAVRTITYYGDIGWISESVEEELLAYVGGFADVDEVDPEETGPATLAIDDHIQSLTFLSQLTGDAVQRRIVEHCAQIRGGNDGIQR; encoded by the coding sequence ATGAAACTTATCGGTCTCACCGACCAGTTCGTCTACCTCCTCGGGACGGGCGTGGTCGGCATGGGAATCATGGATTTCATGGACGAAGAGGAGGGTGAGAACGTCGACGCCGACGGCGGCGGCGACGACCTCTTCGGGGACGGAATGGGAGGCGAGATGGACGACGACTTCGGAGAGATGGACGACAGCATGGGGATGGACGGGGGGATGGGAATGGACGCCGAGATGGACGACTGGGTAGACGGCGGCGACGACGACGAGTTCGGCATGGGGGGTGGCGGAGGGGGGGTGACCCAGGAACTGGAGAACCGCATCGACGAACTCGAAAACGAGGTCGCCGAGATCTCCTCGACCGTCAGCACGGTCCGGAGCGAGAACGAGCAGATCAGCGCGAAGGTCGACGACACCGAGGAGAACGTCCGAAAATTGCTCGAGATTTACGAGATGGTGACCCGCGGGGTCAATCCCTTCGTCGACGACGTTCAGCAGGGCGGTATGGGCGGCGACGCCTTCGGCGCGGGGGGCGACGGCGAGGGCGGGTTCGGACTGTTCGACGGCGACGAGGACGAAGAGGAGTCGGATCTCGACGGGGACGTCGCCGACGCCGAGGCCGAGAGCTTCTTCGACGACGATTTCGAGGACGAGGACGACGAGTTCGACGACTTCGGGGAGGACGCTGGCGACGACCTCGGATTCGACGACCCCGACGAGGGGATGGGCGGCGAGTCGCTCGAATCCGAGGGCGCGAGCGACGAGGGCGGCGGACAGGCGGGCGGGTCGACCTTCGCGGAACTCAAAGAGGAGTACGAATCGGGCGACGCCGACTGGGCCGAGGGAGACGGCGAGGCCGCCGAACCCGAACCCGACGCCGACGTGGATGCCGAGGTCGACCCCGAGCCGACGACCGAGGATGACGGCGGGTTCGAGTTCGAGGAGCCCGCGGAGACCGAACCAGTCGAGCCAGCGACCACGGCGAACTCGTCGGGGCTCGACGGCAAGCCGTACCTCGCGGCGTTGCCGAGCGGCTACGTCGCCGACTTGGTGGTAATGGAGTGGCTGGAGTTCCTCGTGACCGAGTTCGGTCCCCAGGACGCCGTCCGGACCATCACCTACTACGGCGACATCGGGTGGATCAGTGAGTCGGTCGAAGAGGAACTGTTGGCGTACGTCGGCGGGTTCGCCGACGTCGACGAGGTGGACCCCGAGGAGACCGGGCCCGCGACGCTCGCTATCGACGACCACATCCAGAGTCTCACCTTCCTGAGCCAGCTGACCGGCGACGCCGTCCAGCGGAGGATCGTCGAACACTGCGCCCAGATTCGAGGTGGGAACGATGGGATTCAGCGTTAG
- a CDS encoding CheR family methyltransferase, with protein sequence MSPDDEAFDRLLRYVEDELGFATSYYDDAYLDRRVSSRMRRTDADDYAEYHALLADDDREQEALLDAFSVNVTSFFRNPKVWEELRSVLRSLSEESGTVRLWSAACSDGREPYSLAMLALDDPEVDESRIEITATDIDREILSAARQGVYRSTRTTDIAEQLAPLDEHERYVERDDESFAVTDPVKELVEFERHDLINGDPKSDFDLVVCRNLFIYIDTEHKLPILETVSKSLREGGYLIIGKTETLPDQLKPGFDAVARRLRIYRKTDSISVR encoded by the coding sequence GTGAGCCCCGACGACGAGGCGTTCGACCGACTCCTGCGGTACGTCGAGGACGAACTGGGATTCGCCACGAGCTACTACGACGACGCGTACCTCGACCGGCGGGTCTCCTCGCGAATGCGACGGACCGACGCCGACGACTACGCCGAGTACCACGCGCTGTTGGCCGACGACGACCGCGAGCAGGAGGCCCTGCTCGACGCCTTCTCGGTCAACGTCACCAGCTTCTTCCGGAACCCGAAGGTCTGGGAGGAACTGCGTTCGGTCCTCCGGTCGCTCTCGGAGGAGTCGGGGACGGTTCGACTCTGGAGCGCGGCGTGTTCGGACGGTCGCGAACCGTACTCGCTCGCGATGCTGGCGCTCGACGACCCCGAGGTCGACGAGTCGCGGATCGAGATAACCGCGACCGATATCGACCGCGAGATACTGTCGGCGGCCCGGCAGGGGGTCTACCGCAGCACGCGGACGACCGACATCGCCGAGCAACTCGCGCCCCTCGACGAGCACGAGCGGTACGTCGAGCGCGACGACGAGAGTTTCGCGGTGACCGACCCGGTGAAAGAGCTCGTGGAGTTCGAGCGCCACGACCTCATCAACGGCGACCCGAAGTCCGACTTCGACCTCGTGGTCTGTCGGAACCTCTTCATCTACATCGACACCGAGCACAAACTTCCCATCCTCGAGACCGTCTCGAAGTCGCTACGAGAAGGCGGCTACCTCATCATCGGCAAGACCGAGACGCTCCCGGACCAACTCAAGCCCGGCTTCGACGCGGTCGCTCGCAGACTCCGGATATATAGAAAAACTGATAGTATATCCGTTCGATAG